A part of Eriocheir sinensis breed Jianghai 21 chromosome 51, ASM2467909v1, whole genome shotgun sequence genomic DNA contains:
- the LOC126982597 gene encoding uncharacterized protein LOC126982597: protein MATQQLMRQIQSTGMWSKVFPAEQNTLQESEVFVKKLLIVGLSSITYLRTIFPESSYHEQHLDGLKLKVLRDNTNCRTSNTMVSWMRGCCEAIEKRYLRQLIFAILNKDNLQEAHETYTYKFRYTDAGTVISGPGTPDSAMLSNETRQATEKMLRTIILLTQTMGPLPKSICLSIKLGYYDDVTPKDYEPPSFGPSEDKPFTFRSKPVTIKVGSASTKFHAMKLYVCVEKNSYPTGENSPIEDQIEEEQQQELWKGTGTGKESNTVVRSFSKYAGHLRPTFSASASSNAVSVPRLPHNDSQKDDHQVPTQSHVSNATDSPQNGEAFTTLKEVVEDEEERMQSSNTDSAGSESFPVRCPCGVSCDHGLMILCDICQKWQHGACFNVLEDSEVKTSHVCEECASPGHPCTDPTLPQQPELMSYCLFRRALVLLKQIKSHVTAASLAQQLGVDITMGNHLWKQLKKQKIVYVKNKINRVNYTKLLCDAFPKYLKGHGKPRSQEVVDLTSQTQQTSESLGDFDPDETPDLDVASLQESVAVLKSQEGRESLNNTLDDTLDIMSITQDITVGTQAVKLSSEPCPQLSQSDTYSEALATAGNTFHLLDSPPESSQKAQNHYSASMPLHSGMDVEEGSAELLGSQESSETQQAQKQKMSLGMQPKRGRGRPQKRATRRTMKLSDFEISLSQESDLQSKNSISQDSEVFGKKRRTHL, encoded by the exons TGGTCAAAAGTGTTCCCAGCCGAGCAGAACACATTGCAGGAGTCAGAGGTGTTTGTCAAGAAGCTGCTTATCGTGGGGCTGTCTTCTATCACATACCTGCGGACCATCTTCCCTGAG AGCTCCTACCATGAACAGCATCTGGATGGCTTGAAGCTGAAAGTACTTAGAGACAACACTAACTGCCGCACCTCCAACACGATGGTGTCCTGGATGAGAGGCTGCTGTGAAGCCATTGAGAAGAGATAT CTTCGACAGTTGATCTTTGCTATACTGAACAAGGATAACCTCCAAGAGGCTCATGAGACCTACACCTACAAGTTCCGCTACACTGATGCAGGCACTGTTATTAGTGGCCCGGGAACTCCTGACAG CGCCATGCTGTCCAACGAAACACGGCAGGCAACCGAGAAGATGCTGCGCACCATTATTCTCCTGACACAGACCATGGGACCCCTGCCCAAGAGCATCTGTCTGTCCATAAAGCTTGGCTATTATGATGATG TGACTCCTAAGGACTACGAACCACCCAGTTTTGGCCCATCTGAAGATAAACCATTCACATTTAGATCTAAACCTGTAACCATTaag GTGGGTAGTGCTTCAACAAAGTTCCATGCCATgaagctgtatgtgtgtgtggagaagaACTCCTACCCCACGGGAGAAAATTCACCCATTGAGGACCAG ATTGAAGAAGAACAACAGCAAGAGTTGTGGAAGGGGACAGGGACTGGCAAGGAGAGCAATACTGTGGTTCGTTCGTTCAGCAAATATGCGGGTCATCTACGCCCTACCTTCTCTGCTTCAG CATCCTCCAATGCTGTCAGTGTCCCAAGACTGCCTCACAATGATTCACAGAAGGATGATCATCAAGTGCCAACACAGAGCCATGTTTCTAATGCCACAGACTCTCCACAAAATGGTGAAGCTTTCACCACCCTGAAAGAAGTTGTGGAGGATG aggaggaaaggatgcagTCGTCCAACACAGACAGTGCGGGCAGTGAAAGCTTCCCAGTGCGCTGCCCTTGTGGAGTCTCCTGTGATCATGGCCTGATGATTCTGTGTGATATTTGTCAAAAGTGGCAGCATGGA GCCTGTTTCAATGTGTTGGAGGACAGTGAGGTGAAGACCAGCCATGTCTGCGAGGAGTGTGCCAGTCCTGGCCACCCCTGCACTGACCCCACCCTTCCCCAGCAGCCAGAG TTGATGAGCTACTGTTTGTTCCGTCGAGCGCTGGTGTTACTTAAACAGATAAAGAGCCATGTGACGGCAGCCTCCCTTGCTCAGCAATTGGGTGTGGACATCACCATGGGTAATCATCTCTGGAAGCAACTCAAGAAGCAGAAGATTGTGTATGTTAAGAATAAAAT AAATCGTGTCAATTACACCAAGCTGTTGTGTGACGCCTTCCCCAAGTACCTGAAGGGACATGGGAAACCAAGGAGCCAAGAGGTAGTGGACCTTACCTCACAG ACTCAACAAACTTCAGAGTCACTTGGTGATTTTGATCCTGATGAAACCCCAGATCTTGATGTTGCATCCCTTCAAGAGTCTGTTGCAGTTCTAAAAAGTCAAGAAGGAAGAGAGTCATTAAACAACACACTGGATGACACACTGGACATCATGAGTATCACTCAGGATATTACTGTTGGGACACAAGCTGTGAAGTTGTCATCAGAACCCTGTCCTCAACTCTCACAGAGTGACACATATTCAGAGGCCCTGGCCACTGCTGGCAACACATTTCATTTGCTGGACTCACCACCAGAATCTTCGCAGAAAGCTCAGAATCACTATTCTGCCAGCATGCCGCTTCACTCAGGCATGGATGTGGAGGAAGGATCAGCAGAACTTCTG GGAAGCCAAGAGTCTTCAGAAACTCAGCAAGCTCAGAAGCAAAAGATGAGCTTAGGGATGCAACCCAAGCGAGGCAGAGGCAGACCACAAAAACGAGCCACCCGCAGGACCATG AAACTGAGTGACTTTGAGATCAGCTTATCTCAAGAGTCAGACCTTCAATCAAAGAATAGCATATCTCAGGATTCTGAAGTTtttgggaagaaaaggagaactcaTCTGTAG